TAAATAAGATAAGAATCTTAGAAAATGATGAGCAAAAAAAGACAAATCCCAACTCAAATGAAGCATTTGAGTTGGGGTTTGTCGACAGTCTGAAAAATACCTCAAAAATGAGGTATTTTTTTCTAAGGAATTGGTTATATAGTTGGCTCAAACTTCTTTCCATTTATCGAAAAACTATATGTTACTTCCGCATTTAATGATTTTGATACAGAACAGTAAGTTTCTTGAGTCAGCTTAATCGCTTTTCTCACTTTTTCTTCATTTAAATTTGGACCTGTAAGATCATAATGGACGTTGATTTTAGTGTAACGTTTTGGATGTTCTGAAGCACGATCCCCTGTAATCTCCATATGAAAAGTTTCAATCTCCTGACGCATTTTCTTTAAAATGGAAACCACGTCCATACCGGTACACCCACCTAATGCAAATAATAATGTTTCCATTGGCCGCGGTCCCTGATTTTGGCCACCTACTTGCGGTGCTGCATCGAGCAAAACAGAATGCCCAGAATCTCCTTTCCCTTCAAATGCCATATTTCCTTTCCATTCTACGTTGACTTTCACATATACCACTCCTTCTATCTATCAAAAATATAAAAAATTAATGGTAAACCGTTTGTAATAAATATACTGTTAATGTACTTTCAATCATTGCTGCAATAAATAATAGAATTGCTAATCCAAAAATAATAATTGGAACCTGTTTAAGTGTGTACCAAAAATCCTCAGCGATATTCTCTGTTCTCCTACTAATTAACCTTCCAATCCATTGAATCACAGAAAAACCTAATTTTATTCCAAAGGCACCGGCAATAAGAATTGCAGGAATTTCTAAAATACCATGAGGTAGAACTCCCATTAATACAAATCCAATCGTCTTACCTTGTTGAAATAAAAATTTGATTAAAAAGCCAATCATAATCCCTTGTACCATTAAATTTACCATCGGATAAAGACCAAAGAGAATACCACTTAGAATCATTAAAAGTCCGATAAAAAAATTATTTAAAAAAATGGTTCGAATCATAAAAAATAAACTATTTTTTTCCTTAACTTTTTCGGCAATGGATCCTATTTGTTTTAAAATATCTTGGATCATCGGATGGTTTTGATCGAGAAATAGATAACCAATGATTATTCCTATGATAAATAAGAACATTGCAAAATAAAGTTGTTTTTTTATGTTTAATAATGCCTGCCAAAACGATTGGATCAAGTAAGTTCACCTCTTATACAGAAATTATCATAACATAATTTGCTCTTTTTTGTATCACTTGAAGTATCATAACATATCCCTGACTATCATGCATACATATTTAGTGTGAAAGAAATAGGACAGGGGGTGTGTAATCGATGAAGTTTATATGGATTTTTAGCGGAAAAAAATTTAAGCAATTTATGGTGATTCTTACCGCTTTTTTCTTTACGATAGGTATTGTTTATTCAGAACGGGAAAATATCAGTGTTTTTTCAAATGGGGGAACCAAAGCCATCTACAATGTACAAACTGAAAAGAAACAAATTGCTCTAACGTTTGATATCAGTTGGGGTGAAAAAAGACCT
This Tepidibacillus fermentans DNA region includes the following protein-coding sequences:
- a CDS encoding OsmC family protein, which translates into the protein MAFEGKGDSGHSVLLDAAPQVGGQNQGPRPMETLLFALGGCTGMDVVSILKKMRQEIETFHMEITGDRASEHPKRYTKINVHYDLTGPNLNEEKVRKAIKLTQETYCSVSKSLNAEVTYSFSINGKKFEPTI
- a CDS encoding stage II sporulation protein M → MIQSFWQALLNIKKQLYFAMFLFIIGIIIGYLFLDQNHPMIQDILKQIGSIAEKVKEKNSLFFMIRTIFLNNFFIGLLMILSGILFGLYPMVNLMVQGIMIGFLIKFLFQQGKTIGFVLMGVLPHGILEIPAILIAGAFGIKLGFSVIQWIGRLISRRTENIAEDFWYTLKQVPIIIFGLAILLFIAAMIESTLTVYLLQTVYH